A region of Actinomycetota bacterium DNA encodes the following proteins:
- the atpH gene encoding ATP synthase F1 subunit delta, with protein sequence MAEDDVIQGYAQALVALAETEGDPERVEDELFAFAKAVESNGQLREAMTDPGLPVDRKRATIDEILGDHASQATRSGLGLIVEQGRGRDLARIVERANELGAERRSHVVAEVRTAVPLDAARQQRLAEALGTSTGKQVELKNVVDPSVLGGAVVRIGDEVIDGTVRTRLADAKDALRSR encoded by the coding sequence GTGGCGGAGGACGACGTGATCCAGGGGTACGCGCAGGCGCTGGTCGCGCTGGCGGAGACCGAGGGGGATCCCGAGCGCGTCGAGGACGAGCTGTTCGCGTTCGCGAAGGCAGTCGAGTCCAACGGCCAGCTCCGGGAGGCGATGACCGATCCCGGCCTGCCGGTCGACCGCAAGCGCGCCACGATCGACGAGATCCTCGGCGATCACGCGTCCCAGGCGACTCGCAGCGGCCTCGGATTGATCGTGGAGCAGGGCCGGGGACGCGACCTTGCCCGGATCGTCGAGCGGGCCAACGAGCTCGGCGCCGAGCGTCGCAGCCATGTGGTGGCGGAGGTTCGCACGGCGGTGCCGCTCGATGCAGCGCGACAGCAGCGGCTCGCCGAGGCGCTCGGCACCTCGACGGGCAAGCAGGTCGAGCTGAAGAACGTGGTCGACCCCTCCGTCCTCGGCGGCGCCGTGGTACGGATCGGCGACGAGGTGATCGACGGCACCGTGCGCACGCGTCTGGCGGACGCCAAGGACGCCCTAAGGAGCAGATGA
- a CDS encoding F0F1 ATP synthase subunit B, whose product MLSLILIATEAGAEEHNPILPEIPELIWGSIAFVIVFTVLWKFAFPQINTMLAARAEKIQGQMEEAESTKTEAETMLAEYREQLANAREEANRIIEEARATAEQMRKDLNTKAEGEAQGIVDRANEEIRAERDRVFAELKAQVGDIAVELAGRVVGETLDRSTHERLIDDYIEQVARSGNGNGSGN is encoded by the coding sequence ATGCTGTCCCTGATCCTGATCGCCACCGAGGCGGGCGCCGAGGAGCACAACCCGATCCTGCCTGAGATCCCAGAGCTGATCTGGGGAAGCATCGCGTTCGTGATCGTGTTCACGGTGCTGTGGAAGTTCGCCTTCCCGCAGATCAACACGATGCTGGCCGCCCGCGCGGAGAAGATCCAAGGCCAGATGGAAGAGGCCGAGTCGACGAAGACCGAAGCCGAGACGATGCTGGCCGAGTACCGCGAGCAGCTCGCCAACGCCCGTGAGGAAGCCAACCGCATCATCGAGGAGGCCCGAGCCACGGCCGAACAGATGCGCAAGGACCTCAACACCAAGGCCGAGGGAGAGGCGCAGGGGATCGTGGACCGGGCGAACGAGGAGATCCGCGCCGAGCGCGACCGGGTGTTCGCCGAGCTCAAGGCGCAGGTAGGCGACATCGCCGTCGAGCTGGCGGGCCGTGTCGTCGGCGAGACCCTCGACAGGAGCACGCACGAGCGCTTGATCGACGACTACATCGAGCAGGTCGCCCGCAGTGGGAACGGCAACGGGAGCGGGAACTGA
- the atpE gene encoding ATP synthase F0 subunit C, protein MQLLGLIAAVEGDVGVIGKGLVYGLAAIGPGIGIGFLVGKAVEAMARQPEAAGMVRTTMFLGIAFVEALALFGFVLSFII, encoded by the coding sequence ATGCAACTGTTGGGACTGATCGCCGCCGTGGAAGGCGATGTGGGCGTGATCGGCAAGGGTTTGGTCTACGGACTGGCCGCGATCGGCCCGGGCATCGGCATCGGCTTCCTCGTCGGGAAGGCCGTCGAGGCCATGGCACGCCAGCCGGAGGCCGCCGGCATGGTCCGCACGACGATGTTCCTGGGGATCGCGTTCGTCGAAGCGCTCGCGCTGTTCGGCTTCGTCCTCTCGTTCATCATCTAG
- the atpB gene encoding F0F1 ATP synthase subunit A has protein sequence MTDRPEREMVRRAMVPGAIAVPLAAGLAWLIAAPGDRVGAGASAAIGILVVLANFAAHGWSLAWASTISITTVQVVALAGFVVRLAIVVGVLFVLTLFSWFSPLAFGLAAVPATLLLLAFEARLMLRGVGAQLQIPADPAADRAAASMACPGGRLMLTSLFGLVATDVRPPEGFRPPGTEIFETPCLIGEGTYCANRVMLYMVLSAIIVVGLFFVAFRRPKLVPSGLQNGMESVVEFIRNGIVLEVMGPSGLKYLPFLTSLFFFIFVNNIFGILPFIQFPVNSRMAIPAFLAVLVWFVYNIAGIRAQGFGGYLKSSLFPPGVPTLIYILVTPIELVSTFLVRPLTLAVRLAANMIAGHLILTIFFVGTWYLQWKLITIPFAALSFALGTALVAFEILVAVLQAYIFTILTAVYIAGSEHPEH, from the coding sequence GTGACCGATCGACCGGAACGGGAGATGGTGCGCCGGGCCATGGTGCCCGGGGCGATCGCCGTCCCCCTCGCCGCGGGACTCGCCTGGTTGATCGCCGCGCCGGGCGATCGCGTCGGGGCCGGAGCATCGGCCGCGATCGGGATCCTCGTGGTCCTCGCGAACTTCGCCGCCCACGGCTGGTCGCTTGCGTGGGCATCGACGATCTCGATCACCACCGTACAGGTCGTCGCTCTCGCAGGTTTCGTCGTCCGGCTCGCGATCGTGGTGGGCGTGCTGTTCGTCCTCACGCTCTTCTCGTGGTTCTCACCGCTCGCCTTCGGTCTCGCGGCCGTTCCCGCGACCCTGCTGCTCCTGGCCTTCGAGGCCCGATTGATGCTCCGGGGTGTCGGCGCCCAGTTGCAGATCCCCGCCGACCCTGCGGCGGATCGGGCGGCCGCTTCGATGGCTTGCCCGGGAGGCCGGTTGATGCTGACGTCGCTCTTCGGCCTGGTCGCCACCGACGTCCGCCCCCCCGAGGGGTTCCGCCCGCCGGGAACCGAGATCTTCGAGACGCCGTGCCTGATCGGCGAGGGCACGTACTGCGCGAACCGGGTGATGCTCTACATGGTCCTGTCGGCGATCATCGTCGTCGGGCTGTTCTTCGTCGCCTTCCGTCGCCCCAAGCTCGTCCCGTCCGGCTTGCAGAACGGGATGGAGTCGGTCGTCGAGTTCATCCGCAATGGGATCGTGCTCGAGGTGATGGGCCCCAGCGGGTTGAAGTACCTGCCGTTCCTGACGTCCCTGTTCTTCTTCATCTTCGTCAACAACATCTTCGGGATCCTGCCGTTCATCCAGTTCCCCGTGAACTCCCGGATGGCGATCCCGGCCTTCCTCGCCGTGCTGGTGTGGTTCGTGTACAACATCGCGGGCATCCGGGCGCAGGGGTTCGGTGGCTACCTGAAGAGCTCCTTGTTCCCGCCCGGGGTTCCGACGCTGATCTACATCCTCGTGACGCCGATCGAGCTCGTGTCGACGTTCCTCGTCCGGCCTCTGACGCTGGCAGTCCGGCTCGCGGCGAACATGATCGCCGGTCACCTGATCCTGACGATCTTCTTCGTCGGGACCTGGTACCTGCAGTGGAAGCTCATCACGATCCCGTTCGCGGCGCTCTCGTTCGCGCTCGGGACCGCGCTCGTGGCATTCGAGATCCTCGTGGCCGTGCTGCAGGCCTACATCTTCACGATCCTCACCGCCGTCTACATCGCGGGGTCGGAGCACCCCGAGCACTGA
- a CDS encoding ABC transporter permease yields MSAVAEAPTVVVRESPPARAPRKRWTRFVLPTYTTLVIVYLTLPVLVMVVYGFNNIAGERQTADFQGFTLDWYKNVFSDPTLESAFLNSLKLAPISALIATALGTLFGLALGRYAFRGRALTMFVIFLAIAVPEIVLGASLLSMFVQSGAPLGFGSTLVSHVGFSIAFVAVTVRARVEGLDRALESAAQDLYATPVTAFFKVTLPLIAPGIIAGFLLAFVLSLDDFVITNFVSGTYTTFPLWVFGAQKIGLPPTVNVMGTLLFAAGLLLALLQVIASRRRPVS; encoded by the coding sequence ATGAGCGCGGTCGCCGAGGCTCCGACCGTCGTGGTGCGTGAGTCGCCGCCGGCGCGCGCTCCCCGGAAGCGCTGGACGCGGTTCGTCCTGCCGACCTACACGACCCTGGTGATCGTCTATCTCACGTTGCCGGTGCTCGTGATGGTCGTCTACGGGTTCAACAACATCGCGGGTGAGCGGCAGACGGCGGACTTCCAAGGGTTCACGCTCGATTGGTACAAGAACGTCTTCTCCGATCCCACCCTGGAGAGCGCGTTCCTGAACTCGTTGAAGCTCGCGCCGATCTCCGCCCTGATCGCCACTGCCCTCGGGACGCTGTTCGGACTGGCGCTGGGTCGGTATGCCTTCCGTGGTCGTGCGTTGACGATGTTCGTGATCTTCCTCGCGATCGCGGTGCCCGAGATCGTTCTTGGCGCGTCCCTGCTGTCGATGTTCGTCCAGTCCGGGGCGCCACTCGGATTCGGGAGCACACTCGTGTCGCATGTGGGGTTCAGCATCGCATTCGTCGCGGTCACGGTTCGTGCGCGGGTCGAAGGCTTGGATCGCGCGCTCGAGAGCGCGGCGCAGGATCTGTATGCGACGCCGGTGACGGCGTTCTTCAAGGTGACCCTGCCTCTGATCGCACCGGGGATCATCGCCGGGTTCCTGCTCGCCTTCGTCCTGTCCTTGGACGACTTCGTGATCACCAACTTCGTCTCGGGCACCTATACGACGTTCCCGCTCTGGGTGTTCGGAGCCCAGAAGATCGGGTTGCCGCCGACCGTCAACGTGATGGGGACGCTGCTGTTCGCCGCGGGCCTCCTGCTCGCGCTGCTCCAGGTGATCGCCTCGCGCAGGCGGCCCGTCTCCTGA
- a CDS encoding ABC transporter permease → MATSTAPDEALARTRGGRLARRQRAVAYGLLGPGGFWLIVFFLLPVALMVYTSLETGGTLSGGYSYTFPGDWGNYPEVLSQYSTQFIRSLTYAGLATAIALLVAYPMTYWIAFHGGRRKGAILLLILLPFFVSFVIRTVQWKFILGDTGLIFGPLKDLGWIPEDFRVLATPLAVVAGITYNFLPFTALPLYVSLEQIDKRLVEAAKDLYASKWTAFRKVVLPLSIPGIFAAVLLTFVPATGDYINSTVLGGPGTTMIGNIIQDQFLVQRDYPEAAALSAILMLGMLILASIYARILGTDDASLAGAVG, encoded by the coding sequence ATGGCGACATCCACGGCGCCCGACGAGGCGCTCGCCCGAACCAGGGGCGGGCGCCTCGCCCGTCGTCAACGCGCCGTCGCGTACGGGCTGCTCGGGCCAGGTGGGTTCTGGCTCATCGTGTTCTTCCTGCTTCCGGTCGCCCTCATGGTGTACACGTCCCTCGAGACGGGCGGGACCCTGTCGGGTGGATACAGCTACACCTTCCCCGGTGACTGGGGCAACTATCCGGAGGTCCTGAGCCAGTACAGCACCCAGTTCATCCGATCCCTGACCTATGCCGGGCTCGCAACGGCGATCGCGTTGCTCGTGGCCTATCCGATGACGTACTGGATCGCGTTCCACGGTGGGCGGCGCAAAGGCGCGATCCTGCTGCTGATCCTCTTGCCCTTCTTCGTCTCGTTCGTGATCCGGACCGTGCAGTGGAAGTTCATACTCGGTGACACCGGGCTGATCTTCGGGCCGCTGAAGGACCTCGGATGGATCCCCGAGGACTTCCGGGTATTGGCAACACCGCTGGCCGTCGTTGCCGGGATCACCTACAACTTTCTGCCGTTCACCGCTTTGCCCCTGTACGTCTCTCTCGAACAGATCGACAAGCGGCTCGTCGAGGCCGCGAAGGATCTCTACGCGTCGAAGTGGACGGCGTTCCGGAAGGTCGTGCTTCCCCTGTCGATCCCCGGCATCTTCGCGGCCGTCCTGCTCACCTTCGTTCCGGCGACCGGCGACTACATCAACTCGACCGTGCTCGGTGGCCCGGGAACGACGATGATCGGGAACATCATCCAGGATCAGTTCCTCGTCCAGCGTGACTATCCGGAGGCGGCCGCTCTGTCCGCGATCCTGATGCTGGGGATGCTGATCCTCGCCAGCATCTACGCGAGGATCCTCGGGACCGACGACGCCTCGCTCGCGGGTGCGGTCGGATGA
- a CDS encoding spermidine/putrescine ABC transporter substrate-binding protein, whose amino-acid sequence MSQSKRPRIDPALMRGLTLPRTGSRALSRRDLFKYAGAGAGAVSMAAVLAACGGDESDPAGNGGDTSVDPATIYAGQPNGELVFANWPLYLDFAKDQETGERYSPSLRMFEEETGIAVTYAVDINDNASFFGEIQPILANGDTPAYDIIVITNGREFTALTQNEWVWPLDPSKRPNFDANAAKWAKDPTFDPDNKYSMAWQSGLTGIGYIPDKVKGGAITKMDDLADPAKVGQGTVGMLKADMPDFVMINLGIDPISSTPAEWQEAANWLTMQRDSGTVRQYYDQGYADDLKAGNLAASMAWSGDVLYYNIWEGNPMEFVFPEGGALLWIDNMLIPTNASNPLDAMTMMDFYYQPEVAQMVTEWVLYMSPVPATQDLILEHAEEVAADGDEAYAGQLEESGTSNYLYPSDEFLERTSFARDLTTDEELEEWDSIFLPISEG is encoded by the coding sequence ATGAGCCAGAGCAAGCGACCGCGCATCGACCCCGCACTGATGCGGGGACTCACCCTGCCGCGGACGGGTTCGCGCGCGCTGTCCCGGCGCGACCTGTTCAAGTACGCAGGAGCCGGCGCCGGCGCCGTCAGCATGGCCGCCGTCCTCGCCGCGTGTGGTGGAGACGAGAGCGACCCCGCCGGCAACGGCGGCGACACGAGTGTCGATCCCGCGACGATCTACGCGGGGCAGCCGAACGGCGAGCTCGTGTTCGCGAACTGGCCGCTGTACCTGGACTTCGCCAAGGACCAGGAGACGGGCGAGCGGTACAGCCCGTCGTTGCGGATGTTCGAGGAGGAGACGGGGATCGCCGTGACCTACGCGGTGGATATCAACGACAACGCGTCGTTTTTCGGCGAGATCCAGCCGATCCTGGCCAACGGCGACACCCCCGCGTACGACATCATCGTGATCACGAACGGCCGGGAGTTCACGGCGCTCACGCAGAACGAGTGGGTGTGGCCGCTCGATCCGAGCAAGCGCCCGAACTTCGACGCGAACGCCGCGAAATGGGCGAAGGACCCGACGTTCGACCCCGACAACAAGTACTCGATGGCGTGGCAGTCGGGGCTCACCGGCATCGGGTACATCCCCGACAAGGTGAAGGGGGGCGCGATCACCAAGATGGACGATCTCGCCGACCCCGCCAAGGTCGGTCAGGGAACGGTCGGCATGCTGAAAGCCGACATGCCCGACTTCGTGATGATCAACCTGGGGATCGACCCGATCAGCTCGACGCCGGCCGAGTGGCAAGAGGCCGCCAACTGGCTGACGATGCAGCGCGACTCGGGAACGGTGCGTCAGTACTACGATCAGGGCTACGCGGACGATCTCAAGGCGGGCAACCTCGCCGCGTCGATGGCCTGGTCGGGCGACGTGCTCTACTACAACATCTGGGAAGGCAACCCGATGGAGTTCGTCTTCCCCGAGGGCGGGGCGCTGCTCTGGATCGACAACATGCTGATCCCGACGAACGCGTCGAATCCTCTCGACGCGATGACGATGATGGATTTCTACTACCAGCCGGAGGTCGCCCAGATGGTGACCGAATGGGTGCTGTACATGTCCCCGGTTCCCGCGACACAGGATCTGATCCTCGAGCACGCGGAAGAGGTCGCCGCCGACGGCGACGAGGCCTACGCGGGGCAACTCGAGGAGAGCGGGACGAGCAACTACCTGTATCCGAGCGACGAGTTCCTCGAACGGACCTCGTTCGCCCGCGACCTGACCACGGACGAAGAGCTGGAAGAGTGGGATTCGATCTTCCTGCCCATCTCCGAGGGCTAG
- a CDS encoding ABC transporter ATP-binding protein produces MAEIDVRLERVTKAFGDTLAVDDLSLDISEGEFFSLLGPSGCGKTTTLRMIGGFEDPTAGTVYLGGRDVTDDPPYKRHVNTVFQSYALFPHLDVYENVAFGLRRQKVDKGEIDKRVPEVMKLVDLEGFDKRRPPQMSGGQQQRVALARALVNHPKVLLLDEPLGALDLKLRKQMQLELKRIQQEVGITFIYVTHDQEEAMTMSNRLAVMRLGEIEQLGEPEVVYENPGTEFVAGFLGASNMLEGELKENQGGTATVLATGGARFTVPSERVPDDAGSQVKVGVRPEKITIAPENGASIDGSLNGITGLLRMSTYIGVSNQYKVDVAGGTEMTVYVQNLGSETVPRPGDRVQLTWRPEHTFVVKPSAPLTAEEEDE; encoded by the coding sequence GTGGCAGAGATCGATGTACGCCTCGAACGAGTCACGAAAGCGTTCGGTGACACGCTCGCGGTGGACGACCTCTCACTGGACATCAGCGAGGGGGAGTTCTTCAGCCTGCTGGGTCCGTCGGGGTGCGGCAAGACGACCACGCTGCGGATGATCGGGGGATTCGAGGACCCCACCGCCGGCACCGTGTACCTCGGCGGGCGGGACGTCACCGACGACCCGCCCTACAAGCGTCACGTCAACACGGTCTTCCAGTCGTATGCGCTGTTCCCGCATCTGGATGTGTACGAGAACGTCGCGTTCGGTCTCCGCCGTCAGAAGGTCGACAAGGGAGAGATCGACAAGCGGGTCCCCGAGGTCATGAAGCTCGTCGACCTCGAGGGCTTCGACAAGCGTCGTCCCCCCCAGATGTCCGGCGGCCAGCAGCAGCGGGTCGCGCTCGCGCGTGCGCTGGTGAACCATCCGAAGGTGCTCCTGCTCGACGAGCCGCTCGGTGCCCTCGATCTGAAGTTGCGCAAGCAGATGCAGCTCGAGCTCAAGCGGATCCAGCAAGAGGTCGGCATCACCTTCATCTACGTGACGCACGATCAGGAGGAGGCGATGACGATGTCCAACCGTCTCGCCGTGATGCGCTTGGGGGAGATCGAGCAACTCGGTGAACCCGAGGTCGTGTACGAGAACCCCGGTACCGAGTTCGTCGCCGGGTTCCTCGGGGCGTCGAACATGCTCGAAGGGGAACTGAAGGAGAACCAGGGCGGCACCGCGACGGTGCTCGCCACGGGAGGCGCCCGCTTCACGGTGCCGAGCGAGCGGGTCCCCGACGATGCGGGCAGCCAGGTCAAGGTCGGGGTCCGACCCGAGAAGATCACGATCGCACCGGAGAACGGCGCGTCGATCGATGGGTCGCTCAACGGGATCACCGGTCTGCTGCGGATGTCGACCTACATCGGCGTCAGCAATCAGTACAAGGTCGATGTCGCGGGCGGCACCGAGATGACCGTCTACGTCCAGAACCTGGGGTCCGAAACCGTTCCCCGGCCCGGGGACCGCGTGCAGCTCACGTGGCGACCGGAGCACACGTTCGTGGTCAAGCCGTCGGCACCGCTGACGGCGGAGGAGGAGGACGAATGA
- a CDS encoding MraY family glycosyltransferase — protein MTGRPLTPYLVVFAASAIVCFVGTPVVRRLAQRVGAIAMPADRMVHERPTPSMGGLAMFAGLLVGLLVARTLPAFDGLAGSTMQWTAVVGAATVSAGVGAIDDVKDISALSKLTGQVLVAGLLALGGMTLQYFLFPGQGLLALSFDLQVLLTVLWVLLLVNAVNLIDGLDGLAAGMVAIAAIALFIFMYRSPGAAFGGDVSAAALVAAITAGVCVGFLPWNFHPAKIFMGDSGAMLLGTLLAVSTIFGIGRDAYAPGTGDLAIIGLPVFLFLLVIAIPLLDVALAIGRRVRRRRSFAHADKEHIHHRLMDIGHGYRKTVLLMYLWSALLSAVALTVAFVDGRGVVLVVAACALAVFLATLLPGLLARRAEVRAVPDRGGADPPGDRPEDPGGPDDHQEPAGASPSDRAR, from the coding sequence GTGACCGGTCGGCCCTTGACGCCGTACCTGGTGGTCTTCGCCGCGAGCGCGATCGTCTGCTTCGTCGGTACTCCCGTCGTCCGGCGCCTCGCGCAGCGGGTGGGAGCGATCGCGATGCCGGCCGACCGGATGGTGCACGAGCGCCCTACACCCTCGATGGGAGGTCTCGCGATGTTCGCTGGCCTGCTCGTCGGCCTGCTCGTCGCCCGGACGCTCCCCGCGTTCGACGGGTTGGCCGGCTCGACGATGCAATGGACCGCGGTCGTCGGAGCGGCGACCGTTTCGGCGGGCGTGGGCGCGATCGACGACGTGAAGGACATCTCCGCGCTGTCGAAGCTCACCGGGCAGGTGTTGGTTGCGGGCCTGCTCGCCCTGGGTGGGATGACCTTGCAGTACTTCCTGTTCCCGGGTCAGGGGCTCCTGGCGCTGTCGTTCGATCTGCAGGTGCTGCTGACGGTGCTCTGGGTCCTCCTGCTGGTCAACGCGGTGAACCTGATCGACGGTCTCGACGGCCTGGCCGCGGGGATGGTGGCGATCGCCGCCATCGCACTGTTCATCTTCATGTATCGATCGCCCGGCGCGGCGTTCGGGGGCGATGTGTCCGCTGCCGCGCTCGTGGCGGCGATCACCGCGGGCGTCTGCGTCGGGTTCCTCCCATGGAACTTCCATCCCGCGAAGATCTTCATGGGCGACTCGGGAGCGATGCTTCTGGGCACGCTCCTCGCCGTATCGACGATCTTCGGCATCGGTCGCGACGCCTATGCACCCGGCACCGGAGACCTCGCGATCATCGGTCTGCCCGTCTTCCTCTTCCTGCTCGTGATCGCGATCCCGTTGCTGGACGTGGCGCTGGCGATCGGCCGGCGGGTTCGCCGTCGCCGGAGCTTCGCGCATGCCGACAAGGAGCACATCCATCATCGGTTGATGGACATCGGGCACGGCTACCGGAAGACGGTGCTCCTGATGTACCTGTGGAGCGCCCTGCTGTCCGCGGTCGCCCTCACGGTCGCGTTCGTCGACGGCCGGGGCGTCGTCCTCGTCGTGGCGGCGTGCGCGCTGGCGGTGTTCTTGGCAACGCTGCTCCCGGGCCTGCTCGCCCGGCGGGCAGAGGTGCGAGCGGTGCCGGACCGAGGTGGCGCCGATCCCCCGGGGGACCGGCCGGAGGACCCCGGCGGACCCGATGACCACCAGGAGCCGGCGGGGGCATCGCCGAGCGATCGGGCGCGCTAG
- the glyA gene encoding serine hydroxymethyltransferase: MKDYAASWDALKETDPEVADAIAGELQRERSTIRLIASENFASPAVLAAVGSSMNNKYAEGYPGRRYYGGCQYVDITEQLAIDRAKALFGADHANVQPHAGAQANMAVFGAFLDPRSDDKVLGLSLPHGGHLTHGSPVNVSGMWFNFVAYEVDRETEQLDMDTISDLAEQHRPKVILAGFTAYPRDIDFAKFREIADSVGAILWVDASHFIGLTAGQAYPSPVPYADVVTFTTHKALRGPRGAMILCKAEHAKAIDKGVFPMMQGGPLEHCIAGKAVALKEAASPDFKDYAARTVRTSRALAAGLGEEGMRVVSGGTDSHLSLIDLRPLDVGGKEAEKACDEVGIALNKNAIPFDPMPPGTPSGVRVGTPGISTLGMDEAEAREIANVIGETVRNLDDEAVKDAQRKRVAELTGRFPAYPN, encoded by the coding sequence ATGAAGGACTACGCGGCAAGTTGGGATGCCTTGAAGGAAACGGATCCGGAGGTCGCGGACGCGATCGCGGGTGAGCTTCAGCGGGAACGAAGCACGATCCGTTTGATCGCATCCGAGAACTTCGCGAGTCCCGCGGTGCTGGCAGCCGTCGGGTCGTCGATGAACAACAAGTATGCGGAGGGTTACCCCGGACGCCGCTACTACGGCGGGTGTCAGTACGTCGACATCACCGAGCAGCTGGCGATCGATCGCGCGAAAGCGCTGTTCGGCGCAGACCACGCGAACGTGCAACCGCACGCCGGGGCGCAGGCGAACATGGCCGTATTCGGCGCGTTCCTCGATCCGCGTTCCGACGACAAGGTACTCGGGCTCTCGCTCCCGCACGGTGGGCACCTGACGCACGGCTCGCCCGTGAACGTGTCCGGCATGTGGTTCAACTTCGTCGCCTACGAGGTCGATCGGGAGACCGAACAGCTCGACATGGACACGATCTCGGACCTGGCCGAGCAACACCGCCCGAAGGTGATCCTCGCCGGCTTCACCGCCTATCCACGGGATATCGACTTCGCGAAGTTCCGCGAGATCGCCGACTCCGTCGGGGCGATCCTCTGGGTGGATGCCTCCCACTTCATCGGCCTGACCGCGGGACAGGCGTATCCGAGCCCGGTTCCGTACGCCGATGTCGTCACGTTCACAACGCACAAGGCGCTGCGGGGTCCACGGGGCGCCATGATCCTGTGTAAGGCCGAGCACGCCAAGGCGATCGACAAGGGCGTGTTTCCGATGATGCAGGGCGGCCCGCTGGAGCACTGCATCGCGGGGAAGGCGGTCGCTCTCAAGGAGGCCGCCTCCCCGGACTTCAAGGACTACGCGGCTCGCACCGTCAGGACCTCCCGTGCCCTGGCAGCCGGGCTCGGCGAGGAGGGCATGCGGGTCGTCTCGGGAGGCACGGATTCGCACCTGTCGCTGATCGACCTGCGGCCGCTGGACGTCGGGGGCAAGGAGGCCGAGAAGGCGTGCGACGAGGTCGGGATCGCCCTGAACAAGAACGCGATCCCCTTCGACCCGATGCCTCCCGGCACACCGAGTGGTGTCCGTGTCGGAACGCCGGGGATCTCCACCCTCGGGATGGACGAGGCGGAGGCGCGCGAGATCGCGAACGTGATCGGCGAGACCGTTCGCAACCTCGACGACGAGGCGGTGAAGGACGCCCAGCGCAAGCGGGTCGCCGAGCTCACGGGCAGGTTCCCCGCCTACCCGAACTGA
- the rpiB gene encoding ribose 5-phosphate isomerase B produces the protein MKIALGSDHAGFALKQHLMAFLEAEDHEVLDQGTNSEETTDYPIYCVRTARQVAEGGADRGIVLGGSGQGEQIVANKVPGIRASLCNDLYTARLSRQHNDANVLGIGARIVAATLAEEIVQVWLSTSFDGGRHERRIEQIAAIERGEL, from the coding sequence GTGAAGATCGCGCTCGGCTCCGACCACGCGGGCTTCGCCTTGAAACAGCACCTGATGGCCTTCCTCGAAGCGGAGGATCACGAGGTGCTCGACCAGGGCACAAACTCGGAGGAGACGACCGACTACCCGATCTACTGCGTCCGCACGGCGCGGCAGGTCGCCGAGGGTGGGGCCGACCGGGGGATCGTGCTCGGGGGATCGGGGCAGGGTGAGCAGATCGTGGCCAACAAGGTGCCCGGGATCCGGGCGAGCCTCTGCAACGATTTGTATACGGCGCGGCTCTCGCGTCAACATAACGACGCGAACGTGCTCGGGATCGGCGCCCGGATCGTGGCGGCGACCCTTGCCGAGGAGATCGTCCAGGTGTGGTTGTCCACGTCCTTCGACGGAGGACGCCACGAGCGGCGGATCGAACAGATCGCCGCGATCGAGCGGGGGGAACTATGA